In Acidobacteriota bacterium, a single genomic region encodes these proteins:
- a CDS encoding helix-turn-helix transcriptional regulator, whose amino-acid sequence MSRGRNAATALKDAAPVFAALGETTRLRLVARLCHEGPLSIARLSEGAGVTRQAVTKHLHTLAEAGLVHGTRSGRERIWQLEPKRLENARRCLDQISTQWDAAIDRLRAFVEGKP is encoded by the coding sequence ATGTCACGAGGCCGTAACGCCGCCACGGCGCTGAAGGATGCCGCACCGGTCTTTGCGGCGCTTGGTGAGACGACGCGGTTGAGACTCGTCGCCCGGTTGTGCCACGAGGGCCCGCTCTCGATCGCGCGGTTGAGCGAGGGAGCCGGCGTCACCCGCCAGGCGGTCACGAAGCACCTGCACACCCTGGCGGAAGCCGGCCTCGTGCACGGCACGCGCTCGGGACGCGAACGGATCTGGCAGCTCGAGCCGAAGCGCCTCGAGAACGCGCGACGCTGCCTCGATCAAATCTCCACCCAGTGGGACGCCGCGATCGACCGGCTGCGCGCCTTCGTGGAGGGGAAACCGTGA
- a CDS encoding insulinase family protein, translating into MARLRSVPAALALVLLAGPVGLMSQAPERAPMPKLEFEAFTLPNGLQVILHVDRKLPIVHVNQWFHVGSKNERAGRTGFAHLFEHMMFQGSKNVPGEYFTHVERAGANVREGGVNGTTSQDRTNYFATVPSANLEALLWLESDRLATLLDVTDQKKLDNQRDVVKNERRQSYENQPYGRWYPMLTEAVFPEGHPYSWPVIGSQEDLSAAALDDVKDFFRRYYAPNNLSLAIAGDFDPAEAKALVQKYFGDLPPGPALDRPARWVPRLESPRVFEVKDRVSLERVYVGWPTPEYFGKDEAEMDLAARVLADGLSSRLNKSLVYDRQLASGVSAFNISGEIAGLFVVFATARPGASLAEIEQIIEQEVARLAKEGPAAAELDRARTKQESEFISGLERIGGFGGKADVLNQYQTFLGDPGKIEADITRYRNVTADSLRLAVARWIDTPNRAVVRFHPEQSQRPATSAVDRSKMPPLGTDRPFTAPVVQTTTLPNGLEILVVERRDLPKVTFSLVTRAGAVADPAGKAGTAQLTLTNIDMGTKTRKALEIEDALGALGTTLTGSVGRESARLGIDVLSRNLAPALAIVADAVQNPTFPEAEVAREKKRLLDALAQQDRNPNAVAGRLAPMLAFGADHPYGRPVQGLKRTIEPLTRADLAAFHAARWKPGSTALIFAGDVTLAQATELARQHFGSWAGGAAPAIRIPAPAPAQSGRMYFVDRPESAQTVVAQWLPGIPRRSPDYDALSLVDAVWGGGGFGTRLNLNLREDKGYSYGVFSNFSPLSSGGSWTASGGVQTDKTAPSVVEFQKELKDLAGNRPITAEELAHAKTRRVRGYAQQFESLSRVAGQIATLWTLGLPMTELQREYDATNAVTPAQIEAATKQYVRPDASAMLLVGDRAKVDGPLRELKLGDIVLLDVDGNPVSK; encoded by the coding sequence ATGGCACGACTGCGTTCTGTGCCGGCCGCGCTCGCGCTGGTGCTCCTGGCAGGCCCCGTGGGGCTGATGAGCCAGGCGCCGGAGCGGGCGCCGATGCCGAAGCTCGAATTCGAGGCGTTCACGCTGCCGAACGGCCTGCAGGTCATCCTGCACGTCGATCGCAAGCTGCCGATTGTCCACGTGAACCAGTGGTTCCACGTGGGTTCGAAAAACGAGCGGGCGGGGCGCACCGGCTTCGCGCACCTGTTCGAGCACATGATGTTCCAGGGGTCCAAGAACGTTCCCGGCGAGTACTTCACGCACGTGGAACGGGCCGGCGCGAACGTCAGGGAAGGGGGCGTCAACGGCACCACCAGCCAGGACCGCACGAACTACTTCGCCACCGTGCCGTCCGCGAACCTCGAGGCGCTTCTGTGGCTGGAGTCCGATCGCCTGGCGACGCTCCTCGACGTGACGGACCAGAAGAAACTGGACAACCAGCGCGACGTCGTGAAGAACGAGCGCAGGCAGAGCTACGAGAACCAGCCGTACGGACGGTGGTATCCGATGCTGACGGAGGCGGTATTCCCGGAGGGCCATCCTTATTCATGGCCCGTCATCGGAAGCCAGGAGGACCTCTCCGCCGCGGCGCTGGACGACGTGAAGGACTTTTTCCGGCGGTACTACGCCCCGAACAACCTGTCGCTCGCCATCGCGGGGGATTTCGATCCGGCCGAAGCGAAGGCGCTCGTGCAGAAGTATTTCGGCGATCTGCCTCCGGGTCCGGCGCTCGATCGTCCCGCGCGCTGGGTCCCCCGGCTCGAGAGCCCCAGGGTCTTCGAGGTGAAGGACCGCGTCTCGCTCGAGCGCGTGTATGTCGGGTGGCCGACGCCGGAGTACTTCGGAAAAGACGAAGCGGAGATGGATCTGGCGGCCCGCGTGCTCGCCGACGGTCTCTCGTCGCGCCTGAACAAGTCGCTCGTGTACGATCGGCAGCTCGCGTCCGGCGTCAGCGCCTTCAACATCAGCGGCGAGATCGCCGGGCTCTTTGTCGTGTTTGCCACCGCGCGGCCCGGCGCATCGCTCGCTGAAATCGAGCAGATCATCGAGCAGGAGGTCGCGCGGCTCGCGAAGGAAGGGCCGGCCGCGGCGGAGCTCGATCGCGCCAGGACGAAGCAGGAGTCTGAGTTCATCTCCGGCCTCGAGCGCATCGGCGGCTTCGGCGGCAAGGCCGACGTGCTCAACCAATATCAGACGTTCCTCGGCGATCCGGGCAAGATCGAGGCGGACATCACCCGGTATCGGAACGTCACGGCGGATTCGCTGCGGCTGGCGGTCGCGCGCTGGATCGACACGCCGAACCGCGCGGTCGTGCGGTTCCATCCCGAGCAGTCGCAGCGGCCGGCGACCTCCGCGGTGGATCGGTCCAAGATGCCGCCGCTCGGGACCGACCGGCCCTTCACGGCACCTGTCGTGCAGACCACGACGCTGCCCAACGGCCTCGAGATCCTCGTCGTCGAGCGCCGCGATTTGCCAAAGGTCACCTTCTCGCTGGTCACGCGCGCGGGGGCCGTGGCCGACCCCGCCGGCAAGGCGGGCACCGCGCAGCTCACGCTCACGAACATCGACATGGGGACGAAGACGCGCAAGGCGCTGGAGATTGAGGACGCGCTCGGCGCGCTCGGCACGACGCTGACCGGATCGGTGGGACGCGAGAGCGCGCGGCTCGGCATCGACGTGCTGTCGCGCAACCTCGCGCCTGCCCTCGCGATCGTCGCCGACGCGGTGCAGAACCCGACATTTCCCGAAGCGGAGGTCGCGCGCGAGAAGAAGCGGCTGCTCGACGCCCTTGCCCAGCAGGACCGCAACCCCAACGCGGTTGCGGGACGCCTCGCGCCGATGCTGGCGTTCGGTGCCGATCATCCGTACGGCCGACCGGTCCAGGGGCTGAAGCGCACGATCGAGCCGTTGACGCGCGCCGACCTCGCCGCCTTCCACGCGGCGCGCTGGAAGCCGGGCTCGACCGCGCTGATTTTTGCCGGCGATGTGACGCTTGCGCAGGCGACCGAGCTGGCCAGGCAGCATTTCGGGAGCTGGGCCGGCGGCGCCGCGCCCGCCATTCGCATTCCCGCACCCGCGCCGGCGCAGAGCGGCCGGATGTATTTCGTCGACCGCCCCGAATCTGCCCAGACCGTCGTCGCGCAGTGGCTGCCGGGCATCCCGCGCAGGTCGCCCGACTACGACGCGCTGTCGCTGGTGGACGCGGTCTGGGGCGGCGGCGGTTTCGGGACGCGCCTCAACCTGAACCTGCGCGAGGACAAGGGGTACTCGTACGGCGTGTTCTCGAACTTCAGCCCGCTCTCGAGCGGTGGCAGCTGGACGGCGAGCGGCGGGGTGCAGACGGACAAGACCGCCCCCTCGGTGGTGGAGTTCCAGAAAGAGCTGAAGGACCTCGCCGGCAACCGCCCGATCACGGCCGAGGAACTCGCGCATGCGAAGACGCGTCGCGTGCGTGGCTACGCGCAGCAGTTCGAATCGCTGTCGCGCGTCGCCGGCCAGATCGCCACGCTGTGGACGCTGGGGCTGCCGATGACCGAACTGCAGCGCGAGTACGACGCCACCAACGCCGTGACGCCCGCGCAGATCGAGGCGGCCACGAAGCAATACGTCCGGCCGGACGCGTCCGCGATGCTGCTGGTCGGCGACCGGGCGAAGGTCGACGGGCCGCTTCGCGAGCTGAAGCTCGGGGACATCGTGCTGCTGGATGTCGACGGCAATCCGGTGTCGAAGTAA
- a CDS encoding helix-turn-helix domain-containing protein — translation MSLAGCEPFGFPSRSHRDLCPRVLDVAEVFRMGESFGARLRQQREAHNIALATIAEQTKIKVALLEALERDDLSHWPSGIFRRAYLRAYAQAIGVDPDVALREFVEVHPEPAEAADISAALATTTDTAGRNAGPPTRLHYIVGTAIGSLARLRRAPAAAHPAPEPAPAGTTGVMDAQESPSADLDLLAVAHLCTQLGRVEHASEVQPLLQEAGTILEATGLIVWVWDAGAGELRPALAHGYSPKVLAHLPGVGREADNATAAAFRSAQTCSIDGGEHASGALVVPLMAPGGCAGVLAIELPHGRENRASVRAVATIVAALLAQLVGGVAAMPEALDERAAPDARLA, via the coding sequence TTGTCCCTCGCGGGCTGTGAGCCATTCGGATTTCCATCACGTTCCCACCGCGACCTGTGTCCGCGTGTCCTGGACGTCGCAGAGGTGTTCCGCATGGGTGAGAGTTTCGGCGCTCGCTTGCGCCAGCAGCGTGAAGCGCACAACATCGCGCTCGCCACGATCGCCGAGCAGACCAAGATAAAGGTTGCGTTGCTTGAAGCCCTGGAGCGCGACGACCTGTCGCATTGGCCCTCAGGCATCTTTCGCCGTGCGTATCTTCGCGCGTACGCGCAGGCGATCGGCGTGGATCCCGATGTCGCGCTGCGCGAGTTCGTGGAGGTTCACCCTGAGCCGGCGGAAGCCGCCGACATCTCCGCGGCGCTGGCCACCACGACCGATACCGCGGGACGAAATGCCGGTCCCCCGACCCGGCTCCATTACATCGTCGGCACGGCGATCGGCTCCCTGGCCCGGCTTCGACGCGCTCCGGCTGCCGCGCATCCAGCTCCGGAGCCAGCCCCGGCCGGGACAACGGGTGTGATGGACGCCCAGGAATCCCCGTCGGCCGACCTCGATCTGCTGGCGGTCGCGCATCTGTGTACCCAACTTGGCCGAGTTGAACACGCCAGCGAGGTCCAGCCGCTGCTGCAGGAGGCCGGCACAATTCTCGAAGCCACCGGCCTCATCGTCTGGGTGTGGGATGCGGGCGCCGGGGAGCTGAGACCCGCGCTCGCACACGGCTACTCGCCCAAGGTGCTCGCGCACTTACCCGGCGTCGGGCGCGAGGCGGACAATGCGACGGCCGCAGCGTTCCGGTCGGCTCAGACCTGCTCGATTGACGGCGGCGAGCACGCGAGCGGCGCGCTGGTCGTGCCCTTGATGGCGCCGGGCGGCTGCGCGGGTGTACTCGCCATCGAGTTGCCGCACGGCCGCGAAAACAGGGCATCCGTGCGCGCGGTCGCGACAATCGTCGCCGCCCTCCTGGCGCAGCTCGTCGGCGGCGTGGCGGCCATGCCGGAGGCGCTCGACGAACGCGCCGCGCCGGACGCCAGGCTTGCCTAG
- a CDS encoding FAD-binding oxidoreductase produces MAKTAEVVVVGGGVNGCSIAFHLARRGTRNVVLVEKGHVASGPTGVSSGVVRQHYTHETLAAMARDSVRVFEHFREETGGDAGFVQCGVVFLSGPENATVLASTVEMHRRIGIQESLLSVGELKALDPQLFDEDVACGAYDPDGGYADPTLAANSFADAAKRLGVEILKRTTVTGLRLDGGKVAGVATDKGDIATGTVINAAGAWGARIAALAGVEIPITVTRHAVVVTERPASWRNPTPVWGDLIGGWYFKPDGRAGMMVGSVQDDHRAVDADNYVDVATHDEVVAAAAALLRRFPIMEEGTARSGWAGLYDVTPDSQPVIDRIPSVPGFFCAVGFSGHGFKISPAVGRIVSELVLDGQCRSYDIGIFRHDRFHAGDLHPSAYTYGILG; encoded by the coding sequence ATGGCCAAGACAGCCGAAGTTGTCGTCGTGGGTGGCGGGGTCAACGGGTGCAGCATCGCCTTTCACCTGGCGCGCCGCGGCACCCGGAACGTCGTCCTGGTCGAGAAAGGACACGTCGCGTCGGGGCCGACCGGCGTGTCGAGCGGCGTGGTCAGGCAGCACTACACGCACGAGACCCTTGCGGCGATGGCGCGCGACAGCGTCCGCGTGTTCGAGCACTTTCGCGAGGAGACCGGCGGGGACGCCGGCTTCGTCCAGTGCGGCGTGGTCTTCCTGTCGGGACCTGAGAACGCAACCGTCCTGGCCTCCACCGTCGAGATGCACCGTCGCATCGGGATCCAGGAGTCGCTGCTCTCGGTTGGCGAACTCAAGGCGCTCGACCCGCAGCTCTTCGACGAGGACGTCGCCTGCGGCGCCTACGATCCCGACGGCGGCTACGCGGATCCGACGCTGGCGGCCAACAGCTTCGCCGACGCGGCGAAGCGCCTGGGCGTGGAGATCCTGAAGCGCACGACGGTCACCGGCCTCCGCCTTGACGGCGGAAAGGTGGCGGGTGTCGCGACCGACAAGGGGGACATCGCCACCGGAACGGTCATCAATGCGGCGGGAGCGTGGGGCGCCAGGATTGCGGCACTGGCGGGCGTCGAGATTCCGATCACCGTCACGCGGCACGCGGTGGTCGTGACCGAACGGCCGGCGTCGTGGCGCAACCCGACGCCGGTCTGGGGGGATCTCATCGGCGGCTGGTACTTCAAGCCCGACGGCCGGGCCGGCATGATGGTGGGCTCCGTTCAGGACGACCACCGCGCCGTGGACGCGGACAACTACGTCGACGTTGCCACGCACGACGAAGTCGTCGCCGCCGCCGCCGCCCTCCTCCGCCGCTTTCCGATTATGGAAGAGGGCACGGCACGAAGCGGATGGGCGGGGCTGTACGACGTCACGCCCGATTCACAGCCGGTCATCGATCGGATCCCGAGCGTGCCGGGGTTTTTCTGCGCCGTCGGCTTCAGCGGCCACGGGTTCAAGATCTCGCCGGCCGTCGGCCGAATCGTGTCCGAGCTGGTGCTGGACGGACAGTGCCGCAGCTACGACATCGGCATCTTCCGCCACGATCGGTTTCACGCCGGAGATCTGCACCCGAGCGCGTACACGTACGGCATCCTCGGCTGA
- a CDS encoding MFS transporter produces MADSPDPGPATTVRWRIVALLAAFSLVSYALRTNISIAAAFMRADLHLSQIELGHIFSAFMIGYAIFQVPAGALGDRFGPRLVLTAAAALWGLTTLMTGALPGVVGGAAATLAVLLGVRFLLGVAEAATYPVAASAIGVWVPPSERAFSNALVIAGMALGSAFIPPLISRLMVASGWRASFYVTSVFGFLIATLWWWYARDDPAHHSSVNERERRAISAGRELPAGGSVARGGPRRHVIHWPLFRNRNMLLISASYFLDSYVLFIFVFWFYLYLVDERQLSILRSGVYSSLPWITALVVVPVAGRVCDVLSSRRGPRVGRRVVAINGLVVSSLLLAWGARTQNAGLAIASLSLSVAFLMSTEGPFWSGAIDISGAHAGTAGGIMNTAGNLGGVVSTFIVPVLVERFGWMVALATGSILGLASALLWLLIRVDEADRGSRDAAAARAAAPHARTLEPRPPVM; encoded by the coding sequence GTGGCGGACTCGCCAGACCCCGGCCCCGCGACGACGGTTCGATGGCGCATCGTCGCGCTGCTGGCCGCGTTCAGCCTCGTCAGCTATGCGCTGCGCACGAACATCTCGATCGCCGCCGCGTTCATGCGGGCCGACCTGCACCTGAGCCAGATCGAGCTGGGCCACATCTTCAGCGCCTTCATGATCGGCTACGCGATCTTCCAGGTACCGGCTGGCGCGCTGGGCGATCGGTTCGGCCCGCGCCTCGTCCTCACCGCGGCGGCCGCCCTGTGGGGGCTGACGACGCTCATGACGGGGGCGTTGCCTGGTGTCGTTGGAGGGGCGGCGGCCACGCTGGCCGTGCTTCTCGGCGTTCGGTTTCTCCTCGGTGTCGCCGAGGCGGCGACCTACCCGGTGGCCGCCTCCGCCATCGGGGTTTGGGTGCCCCCGTCGGAGCGCGCGTTCTCGAACGCGCTCGTCATTGCGGGTATGGCGCTGGGATCGGCATTCATTCCTCCGCTCATCTCGCGGTTGATGGTCGCGAGCGGCTGGAGGGCGTCCTTCTACGTCACGTCGGTGTTCGGATTCCTGATCGCGACGCTCTGGTGGTGGTACGCGAGAGATGACCCGGCGCATCATTCGTCGGTGAACGAGCGGGAACGGCGCGCCATCTCGGCGGGCCGGGAGCTGCCGGCCGGCGGCAGCGTCGCGCGTGGCGGCCCCCGGCGCCACGTGATCCACTGGCCGCTGTTCCGCAACCGGAACATGCTGCTCATCTCGGCGAGCTATTTCCTCGACAGCTACGTGCTGTTCATCTTCGTCTTCTGGTTCTATCTGTATCTTGTCGACGAACGGCAGCTCAGCATCCTGAGGAGCGGCGTCTATTCGAGCCTTCCCTGGATCACCGCGCTCGTCGTTGTGCCTGTCGCCGGCCGCGTGTGTGACGTGTTGTCCTCGAGGCGTGGGCCGCGCGTCGGGCGTCGCGTCGTGGCGATCAACGGGCTCGTCGTCTCGTCGCTCCTCCTGGCGTGGGGAGCCCGCACGCAGAATGCGGGGCTCGCCATCGCGTCGCTCTCCCTCAGCGTCGCGTTTCTGATGTCCACCGAGGGCCCGTTCTGGTCGGGCGCCATCGACATCTCCGGGGCTCACGCGGGTACGGCGGGCGGCATCATGAATACCGCGGGCAACCTCGGGGGTGTGGTCTCGACCTTCATCGTACCGGTTCTCGTGGAGCGATTCGGATGGATGGTCGCATTGGCGACCGGCTCGATCCTGGGGCTCGCCAGCGCGTTGTTGTGGCTGCTGATCCGTGTGGATGAAGCCGACCGCGGCTCGCGGGATGCCGCCGCGGCGCGCGCGGCCGCCCCGCACGCCCGGACGCTCGAACCGCGTCCTCCCGTGATGTAG
- a CDS encoding SRPBCC family protein: METVTDRIEKRVVLRAARSRVWRALTDAKEFGEWFRVTLEAPFVEGATVRGNVTHPGYEHLTMEVLVERIEPQRYLAYRWHPAAVDPSADYSHEPTTLVEFTLDETAEGTVLTIVESGFDRIPLARRADAFRMNEGGWTEQARNIERHVTRP, from the coding sequence ATGGAAACGGTCACGGATCGCATCGAGAAACGCGTCGTGCTGCGAGCGGCGCGCTCGCGTGTCTGGCGCGCGCTCACCGACGCCAAGGAGTTCGGCGAGTGGTTCCGGGTCACGCTCGAAGCGCCGTTCGTGGAAGGGGCGACGGTCCGCGGGAACGTCACGCATCCGGGCTACGAGCACCTGACCATGGAAGTGCTGGTCGAACGAATCGAACCTCAGCGGTACTTGGCCTATCGCTGGCATCCCGCCGCCGTGGATCCGAGCGCCGACTACTCACACGAGCCCACGACGCTCGTCGAGTTCACGCTCGACGAGACCGCCGAGGGCACCGTGCTCACGATTGTCGAGTCCGGCTTCGACCGCATCCCGCTCGCCCGCCGCGCCGACGCGTTCCGGATGAACGAGGGAGGCTGGACGGAGCAGGCCCGGAACATCGAACGCCATGTCACGAGGCCGTAA